Within Peptococcaceae bacterium, the genomic segment TGATGGTCCCAACAAAGTGCAAAATCCAGGCAAACCCTTAATAGCCATTCCTACTACTGCCGGCACTTCCAGTGAGGTAACCAGAGTTACGGTAATAACTGATACAAAACAAATCAAGAAAATGGTTATTCTCGGCCAAAACGTAGGCGCTACATATGCTCTAATTGATCCTCTGCTCACCCTTGGTTTGCCGCCTGCCATCACTGCCGCCACCGGTATGGATGCTTTGACCCATGCAATTGAATCTTATACTTCTGTTACAGCTTCTGTAGCTACTGAGATCAACTCCCTTAAAGCAATCGAAATTATTGTTAATAACCTGCCCGAAGCGGTCAAAAACGGGAGCAACAAAGAAGCAAGGTCTAACATGATGCTCGGTTGTCTGCTTGCCGGTATCGCTTTCTGCAACGCCGACCTGGGACTTGTTCATGCCATTGCCCATCCGCTTAGCGCCCATTGCGGTCTGGCTCATGGCGATGCCAATGCTGCTATGCTGCCCTATGTTGTATCTTACAACGCTGCTGTGGTGCCGGAAAAAACCAAGGATATCGCCGAAGCCATGGGGATTGATGTCGAGGGTAAAAGTGCGGCGGAAGCAGCGGATATGGCCTTTAAGGCGATTAAGGAGCTGTCCAAGGAAATAGGAATACGCACTTTGAAAGACCTTGGTGTGCCCAGGACAATTTTTAACACAATTGCTGAGGATGCTTTGAAGGAAGGGGCTTTGATGTTTAATCCCCGCAAGCCAAGCAAAGGTGAAATTTTGGCTTTGCTGGAGCAAGCTTTTTAGGTAAACAGGGCACATAGTCTCATTATTCCAGGACAAGTGTTTTCAAATGATGACGAGGAGGCCAACCGATGCTAAAATTCTTACGAGTAAATATGAAGGATAAGTCCATTGTCTATGAGGACGTGAAAAACGATTATGCTTTCTTTGGAGGACGGGGTCTTATTGCCAAAATCTTAAATGATGAAATCGATCCCAAGTGTGATCCGCTCGGTGAAGAAAACAAACTCATAGTATGTCCTGGATTGTTGACAGGGACCATGGCGCCTTGCTCCGGCCGCTTATCAATCGGGGCAAAAAGTCCGTTGACCGGAACCATCAAAGAATCGAATTCCGGTGGTACTGCCTCCCAGATGATCGCTCGCTTGAATTTAAAGGGGATAATTATTGAGGGAAAGCCCAAGCCGGGGGAACTGTTTTTTCTCTTGGTTAGGGCAGATGGGGCCAAGCTGATTCCGGCCGAAAAGTTTTCTTTAATGAATAATTATGAATTAACAAGTGTTTTGCAAAAGGATTATGGTTCGAACATTGGCATAATTTCCATTGGGGGAGCAGGGGAACGGGGTTATAAAAACTCCAGTATCCAGATTACTGATACATTAGGACATCCCAGCCGCGCTGCCGGACGAGGCGGATTAGGTTCTGTGATGGGATCAAAAGGGATCAAAGCCATAATCCTGGATGCACCCAAAAGTGTTCCTCAGTATCTGGATCAGGCCAAATTTTCCCAGGCAGCCCGAAAGTACGCCAAAGGTATCACCGAGCATCCTGTTTCCGGGCAAGGTTTGCCGGCTTTAGGCACAGCCAGCCTGGTAAATATGGTAAACGCCCTGGGAGCACTGCCGACGATGAATTATCAACAGGGGTCTTTCGACAAAGCAGAAGATATTTCCGGCGAAAAACTGGCTGAATTGCAGAAAACCAGAAACGGCAAGACCGGACACAATTGCCATCCCGGATGTGTAATAAAATGCTCGAACATTTATAATGATGAAAACGGCAACTATCTCACATCCGGATTAGAATACGAAACCATTGCCTTAAACGGTGCAAACTGTGGCATATCTTCCTTGGATGCCATTGCCAAGATAGACAGGTTTTGTGATGATTTTGGCCTGGATACTATGGAGACCGGTTGTACAATGGCTGTTTGCATGGAAGCAGGCAAGCTGAGATTTGGGGATATTGACGGGGTTTTTGGTTTGCTCCGGGAAATGGCGGAAGGAACTGACTTTGGCAAGCTCCTTGGCCAAGGCACCCAGTATGTCGGTCAAAAACTGGGCGTAAAAAGAATTCCTGCGGTGAAAGGCCAGTCTATGGCCGGATATGATCCCAGGTCCTTGAAAGGAACCGGAGTTACCTATGCCACATCGCCGATGGGCGCGGATCATACATGCGGCAATACTCTAGGAAATCCCACGGTCGATCCTCATAAAAAAGAAGGGCAAGTAGAATTGTCCAAAAACACTCAGATAGAAGTTGCCGCATTTGATAACTTAGGGATGTGCCATTTTTCAGAATTTTGTACGGCTGATCCCAAGAATATGGCGGCATTACTAGAAATGATGGAAGCTTATTTGGGCGGGGAATGGAGTGTCCAGAGACTGTTGGGAATTGGAGTGCAAACATTGCGCCTGGAAAGAAACTTTAACAAAAAGGCGGGCTTTACAGAAAAGGACGATATACTGCCGGAGTTTATGTATCAGGAAACTTTGGCGCCGCAAAACACTATATTCGATATTAGCGGGGACGAGCTGCAAAAAGCTGTACAATACTAGGATAACAGGATAATGCAAATTGAGTATGCAAATAAAACTCTATTCTTTATTAAGAATGAAATATCAGGACTATGACGGTGAAAGGGGCATAACGGTCGAGTGTAAAGAGAACATGAGAATCAAGGATGTTTTTGCACACCTGGAAATAGATGAAAATGATGTCGGAATGGTTCTGGTCAACCGGAAAATAATAAAAAATATGGACACGGAAGTCCATGAACATGACGTCATTCATCTGTTCTCTGCTGTTCCAAGCGGCGGCTGATTGTGTGGCAACTGTAAATAAAAATATTTAGGGGGGAAATCATCACAGAATGAACACACTCCAGTTTAATAAATGCATATTAGTTTGTTAAATACTATTGATTGCGTATTGTATAAAAGGTTATAATTAAATAAAGATAAAAGAATACCAGGCTGGATGATGTTATCACGAGTAGCTTGGATATGGTATTAAGACGATCTCTTAATACTGAGTAGTCAAGCCTAGCTCATGAAAACATGACGAGTTGTATTGTTGTGTTTTCGAGGCTGGGCTTTTTAATTTGCTCTAAATCCCAAGGAGGTACATGTTAAGGCTGCTTTTAGTGAGAGTAGGAAAAAGATGATTTAAAGGAGGAGAAGATGCCATGGCGATCCAGGCAACCAGGGAAGACATTTACACCCGGGGCGGGCTGTTCGACGAGATGATGGATAACTGTTTTGATGCCGCCGTTCTGATTGACATGAATCTTCGAATCATACACCACAGCGCGGGAGCAATCGAACTCTGCAACGGACTGAGTTCCGAGGAGGCGGCGGGCAGGCACATCAAGGAACTGGACCCTGTGTCGGATTTCGAAGGGGTGATTAAAACCGGCAAAGCGTCGCGCTATTCTTTTGCGATGATCCAAGGGCATAACTGCATACAACACATGATCCCCATTTATTGTGGGAATGAGATGATCGCCGTGCTGGGCGGGATCATTTTTCGAAATCTTTCGGGGTTAAAGAAAATACTTTTAGAACACAATGT encodes:
- a CDS encoding iron-containing alcohol dehydrogenase, which codes for MSFMFGIPAFTFFGEDSSKQVGDLIKSLNCKKAFCVYDKGVKAAGIVDNLIEIIKGAGVEVMEYDGVLPNPPDTIVEEAAQIARGANVDIVVAIGGGSSIDCAKAINILLSNPSPINQYDGPNKVQNPGKPLIAIPTTAGTSSEVTRVTVITDTKQIKKMVILGQNVGATYALIDPLLTLGLPPAITAATGMDALTHAIESYTSVTASVATEINSLKAIEIIVNNLPEAVKNGSNKEARSNMMLGCLLAGIAFCNADLGLVHAIAHPLSAHCGLAHGDANAAMLPYVVSYNAAVVPEKTKDIAEAMGIDVEGKSAAEAADMAFKAIKELSKEIGIRTLKDLGVPRTIFNTIAEDALKEGALMFNPRKPSKGEILALLEQAF
- a CDS encoding MoaD/ThiS family protein, translating into MQIKLYSLLRMKYQDYDGERGITVECKENMRIKDVFAHLEIDENDVGMVLVNRKIIKNMDTEVHEHDVIHLFSAVPSGG
- a CDS encoding aldehyde ferredoxin oxidoreductase encodes the protein MLKFLRVNMKDKSIVYEDVKNDYAFFGGRGLIAKILNDEIDPKCDPLGEENKLIVCPGLLTGTMAPCSGRLSIGAKSPLTGTIKESNSGGTASQMIARLNLKGIIIEGKPKPGELFFLLVRADGAKLIPAEKFSLMNNYELTSVLQKDYGSNIGIISIGGAGERGYKNSSIQITDTLGHPSRAAGRGGLGSVMGSKGIKAIILDAPKSVPQYLDQAKFSQAARKYAKGITEHPVSGQGLPALGTASLVNMVNALGALPTMNYQQGSFDKAEDISGEKLAELQKTRNGKTGHNCHPGCVIKCSNIYNDENGNYLTSGLEYETIALNGANCGISSLDAIAKIDRFCDDFGLDTMETGCTMAVCMEAGKLRFGDIDGVFGLLREMAEGTDFGKLLGQGTQYVGQKLGVKRIPAVKGQSMAGYDPRSLKGTGVTYATSPMGADHTCGNTLGNPTVDPHKKEGQVELSKNTQIEVAAFDNLGMCHFSEFCTADPKNMAALLEMMEAYLGGEWSVQRLLGIGVQTLRLERNFNKKAGFTEKDDILPEFMYQETLAPQNTIFDISGDELQKAVQY